In Candidatus Thermodiscus eudorianus, a single genomic region encodes these proteins:
- a CDS encoding sodium:solute symporter family protein: MAQTSNMGVYVLIGVIIYSIILLVLGYIYRQRKLTLKDYFLGGKATGALFLFFTLYATQYSGNTFVSYAGKAYRIGFWWVISVPFFLMIYLTYLWFAPRLYVISKKREYITPADFIKDRFNSPLAALIASLLMLYGLSNYLLEQVTSMGHAFEGITEGLVPYWAGALFLVAVMVVYEWLGGWKGVVWTDFIQGAIMVTGLIAVMAIMAFKYPLGPAVKAWLASEKTAKFIHPPVKKWIQTWVLIYILVGIGAAVYPQAIQRIYAAKDEKTLKRSISGLAFMPLITPLAILLIGIEARYYFPGLSKIESDKAFPLFMSMLANEGVIYFIITLIMFMAVLAAIQSTADSVLLSIGSMLSKDIYKEWVNREADEKRATLVGKITAVILIAIIFLVGMVPRTTLWHLTEIKFEVLIQAAPAFLLGLYWKRMARVPTILGMIVGASVAVGMKLTIGKYLGVYEGLWGLLVNLLIVIIGSLLVKDEESIKKAEELFSLIPR; this comes from the coding sequence ATGGCCCAGACGAGCAACATGGGAGTATACGTCCTGATAGGCGTCATAATCTACTCGATAATACTACTAGTGCTAGGATACATCTACAGGCAGAGGAAGCTCACGCTAAAAGACTACTTCCTCGGCGGCAAGGCCACCGGGGCGCTATTCCTCTTCTTCACACTCTACGCGACCCAGTACAGCGGCAACACCTTCGTATCCTACGCTGGCAAAGCGTATAGGATAGGCTTCTGGTGGGTGATATCAGTCCCATTCTTCCTAATGATATACCTGACATACCTATGGTTCGCGCCGAGGCTATACGTGATCTCCAAGAAGAGAGAATACATAACGCCGGCAGACTTCATAAAGGACCGGTTCAACAGCCCGCTAGCAGCCCTTATAGCATCACTCCTAATGCTCTATGGGCTGAGCAACTACCTCCTCGAACAGGTCACATCCATGGGGCACGCCTTCGAGGGCATAACAGAGGGCCTAGTCCCCTACTGGGCCGGAGCCCTATTCCTGGTAGCAGTGATGGTAGTCTACGAGTGGCTCGGCGGCTGGAAGGGAGTCGTGTGGACCGACTTCATACAGGGAGCCATAATGGTGACAGGCCTAATAGCCGTAATGGCCATCATGGCATTCAAGTACCCGCTCGGCCCCGCCGTGAAGGCGTGGCTGGCCAGCGAGAAGACCGCCAAGTTCATCCACCCGCCCGTCAAGAAGTGGATACAGACCTGGGTCCTCATCTACATACTCGTCGGGATAGGGGCAGCCGTGTACCCGCAGGCCATACAGAGGATATACGCGGCCAAGGACGAGAAGACCCTTAAGAGGTCTATCTCGGGCCTGGCGTTCATGCCACTGATAACCCCGCTGGCAATCCTACTGATAGGCATTGAGGCCCGCTACTACTTCCCGGGTCTCAGCAAGATAGAGAGCGATAAGGCCTTCCCACTCTTCATGTCCATGCTCGCCAACGAGGGAGTGATATACTTCATAATAACCCTGATAATGTTCATGGCAGTACTCGCAGCCATACAATCCACGGCCGACTCGGTGCTGCTAAGCATAGGATCCATGCTCTCAAAGGACATCTACAAGGAGTGGGTCAACCGGGAGGCCGACGAGAAGAGGGCCACCCTCGTGGGTAAGATCACGGCGGTCATACTCATAGCGATAATATTCCTAGTGGGGATGGTGCCCAGGACCACGCTATGGCACCTAACAGAGATAAAGTTCGAGGTCCTAATACAGGCGGCTCCAGCCTTCCTACTGGGACTCTACTGGAAGAGGATGGCCAGGGTGCCCACCATACTAGGCATGATAGTGGGCGCCTCTGTGGCCGTCGGGATGAAGCTGACGATAGGGAAGTACCTCGGCGTCTACGAGGGCCTATGGGGCCTACTAGTAAACCTACTGATCGTGATAATAGGCAGCCTCCTAGTCAAGGACGAGGAGTCCATAAAGAAGGCCGAGGAGCTCTTCAGCCTAATACCCAGGTAG
- a CDS encoding helix-turn-helix domain-containing protein: MTSSKLKLLRIDVDQRNCPLADATRELGSYIEITSAALQGDDSLLLLWVKGRNMREFLRMLRESSAVKRYHVLYRDRDSAWIYMVKESSGILKTIHGSQGLLASSIIIRGGVKRFNVVLPSSNMKLFKRQVSENLERRGMSVSIYTLSDEGIAGPVSTTGLHVPFSFVKVDILSRLTSMERLLMKDALREGFFEWPRRSDLAKIAEKHAISKATLSYHIRMAEKKIFEVLESKYGLLED; encoded by the coding sequence ATGACCTCCAGCAAGCTCAAACTACTAAGGATAGACGTGGACCAGAGGAACTGCCCGCTAGCAGACGCGACTAGAGAGCTAGGCTCTTACATAGAGATAACCAGCGCCGCCCTACAGGGGGACGACAGCCTACTACTCCTCTGGGTCAAGGGCAGGAACATGAGGGAATTCCTGAGGATGCTCAGGGAGAGCAGCGCTGTAAAGAGGTACCACGTCCTCTACCGCGACAGGGATAGCGCGTGGATCTATATGGTGAAGGAGAGCAGTGGTATACTGAAGACGATACACGGCTCCCAGGGACTCCTCGCCTCGTCGATAATAATAAGGGGCGGCGTGAAGCGCTTCAACGTCGTACTCCCATCCAGTAACATGAAGCTGTTCAAGAGGCAGGTGAGCGAGAACCTTGAGAGGAGGGGTATGAGCGTCTCGATATACACGCTCTCCGACGAGGGGATAGCTGGCCCCGTGAGCACGACGGGCTTGCACGTGCCCTTCTCCTTCGTGAAGGTGGATATACTGAGTAGGCTGACGAGCATGGAGAGGCTCTTGATGAAGGACGCCCTGAGGGAGGGGTTCTTCGAGTGGCCTAGGAGGAGCGACCTGGCGAAGATAGCCGAGAAACATGCTATATCCAAGGCGACCCTCTC